From Lycium ferocissimum isolate CSIRO_LF1 chromosome 12, AGI_CSIRO_Lferr_CH_V1, whole genome shotgun sequence, one genomic window encodes:
- the LOC132039079 gene encoding uncharacterized protein LOC132039079: MGQYIAFALAIIASMIHHLESSHIDPLKISLREEHAYYSHVEAEPDGKPWYADIKMYLEKVEYIENATSNQKKTIQRMANGFLINKEVLYKRMPDIRLIRCVNAAEASH, encoded by the coding sequence ATGGGTCAATACATCGCCTTTGCTCTTGCTATTATAGCATCTATGATACATCATCTTGAAAGCAGTCACATTGACCCACTTAAGATAAGCTTGAGGGAAGAACATGCTTACTACTCTCATGTGGAGGCAGAACCGGATGGTAAGCCATGGTATGCCGATATAAAGATGTACTTGGAAAAGGTAGAATACATCGAAAATGCCACGAGCAATCAAAAGAAAACCATCCAGAGAATGGCTAATGGATTCTTGATAAACAAGGAGGTGCTCTACAAAAGAATGCCCGATATTAGATTAATCAGATGTGTGAATGCCGCAGAGGCTTCCCATTAA